The genomic window CGCTAGGGCCGGATCTCACCCCGCTGTTCGAGTGTCCGGCCCGCGACCATCACGCGGACGATGTACTCGCCGGGCGCGACCTGGCGCTCCTTGTCGTCGTCCATCGCCCACAGCACGCGGTTGAGACCCGCGTCGGCCGGCCCCTCGAGCGTGCGCACCTCCCGGCCTTCGAGGTCGGCGACCACGATGCGCGCCTTCGCGGTTGATGCCTCCCGCAGGGAGTACGAGAGCACGAGCGCCACGGGTTCGTTGGGCGTTTCGACGTGCCGATCGCCGTACAGGTGGTAGTTGCCGAGCGCGCGGTACGTCCGCCGGCGCTTGGGCTCGATGGCGAAGAAGTGGGCGTCGCTCGCGAGCACGGCCGGCGTCAGTTCCTGCAGGACCGTGACGTCGGTGACGAACACGCCGCGCCCGTACGTCCCGACCACGAGATCCTGCTCGCGCGGGTGCACGAGCAGGTCGTGCACCGGCACGGTGGGCACCCCCGGCATGCGGACCCAGGAGCCCCCGCCGTCGATGCTCACGTGAACGCCGACGTCGCTTCCAGCGAAGAGCAGCGACGGGTTCACCCGGTCCTGCCAGACCACGTTGAGCGGCGACGGCGGCAGACCGCGGACGATGGCCGTCCAGGTTGCCCCGCGATCGGTCGTCTTGAACAACAGCGGCCGGAAGTCGTCGGCGCGGAAGCCCGTCTTGGTGACGAACGCCGTGGCCTCGTCGTGCGGCGACGCGAAGACGCGGCTCACCCACAGGTCGGCGGGAGCGCCAGCCGCGGCGAGCGACGAGGTCCGGTCGAGCCACGTGGCCCCGCCGTCACGGGTCATCTGCACCTTGCCGTCGTCGGTGCCCGCCCAGAGCACCCCTGGCGTGACCGGCGACTCCGACAGCGTCGTGATCGTCGCATAACGAATCGACGGACCGGTGAGCGCGATCTTCGCCGCGTCGTTCGTGGTGAGGTCGGGGCTGATCTCCTGCCAGCGGTCGCCGCGGTCGAGCGAACGGAGCACCACCTGCGCGCCCGTGTAGAGAATCTGCGGGTTGTGCGGCGAGATCAGGAGCGGCGGCGTCCAGTTGAAGCGCAGAGGCGGCTGGCCGCCGTCACGCTTCGGCTCGACGTTCGTCTGGATCATGGTGCGCGCGTCGAGCCGCCGATGACCGCCGAACTGGTACGTCGTGTACACCGAGCGGCTGTCGGTCGGGTCGGCCTGCACGTACATGCCATCCTGCGTGCCGACCGTCACCCAGTCCTCGATCGTCACCCGGCCCGACCAACTGTTCACCGGCCCGCGCCAGTGCTCGTGATCCTGCAGGCCGACGTAGATGTGATAGGGGTCGTCCATGTCGACGGCGATGGCATAGACCTCGCCGAGCGGCAGGTTCGGCGTGTAGTCGGACGTCTTCCCGCCGTCGTACGAGATCTGCACGCCGCCGTCGGTGCCGAGCAGGATGCGGAGCGGGTCCCTGGGATCGATCCAGATGTCGCGCACGTCGCCGAACATCTTCGGGAACGCCTTGCGCGTGCGCCACGTCAGGCCGTCCCAGGTCCGCCCACCGTCCTCGGACGTCACGAGGGCGTCGCTCGTCACGAAGATCCGCCGGTCGTTCGAGGGGTCGATGCGGATCTTGTTGAACGAGTACGCGGCCTTACTGCCGACCTCGTCCTCGTCTCGGCTCATCTGCTGCCAGCGCCCGCCGCCGTCGTCGGAACGGAAGATCTGGTTGCCGATGGGCCGCGGTGACGGCACCGCGCCACGCCGGCGATCCTGCTCGGCCTCGGCGTCGGTGGGCAGGCGCTCGTTGGCGTTCTCGACGACCGCGTAGACCACGTTGGGATTGCGGCGGTAGATGTCGAGGCCGATGCGCCCGAGCCGTCCCTCGGGCAGCCCGGCCGTCAGGCGCCGCCAGGTCCGGCCGCCGTCGGTCGTCTTGTGGATGCCGCTGCCGGGCCCGCCGGGGTCGAACTGCCAGGGCCGTCGTTCCTTCTCGTAGGTGGCCGCAAACAGCGTGTCGGGATCGCGCGGGTGGATGACGAGGTCGATGACCCCGGTGCGGTCGTCGACAAACAGCACCTTGGTCCACGTGCGTCCGCCGTCGGTGGTCTTGAAGAGCCCGCGTTCCTCGTTCCGCGAGAAGAGGTGGCCCATGGCCGCGACGTACACGATCTCCGGGTTGCGCGGGTGCACGACGATGGCGGCGACGTGGTGGGAGTCGGCGAGCCCCATGTGCTGCCACGTCGAGCCACCGTCGGTCGACTTGTACACGCCGTTGCCGGAGTACGAGCTGCGGGCGCTGTTGGCATCGCCCGTGCCCACCCAGAGAATGTCGCCGTTTGACGGCGCGACGGCGAGCGCGCCGATGGCGCTCACCGGCTGTCGCTCGAAGATCGGCTCGAAGGTGATGCCGTTGTTCGTCGTCTTCCAGACGCCGCCCGTCCGGGCTCCGGCGTAGAACGTGTAGAGGCGCGCGCGCTCGGGCGTTTCGGGCACGGCGATAGCCGAGATCCACGACCCGGCGCGGAAGGGGCCGAGGTTGCGGAACGTGAACGCCTCGAGCAGCGACTCGTCGAAGCGGGTGGCGTCGCCGCGCGAGTGCACGGAAGATGCCAGCAGGAGCGTGACGCAGGCGATGACGGAGAGCGCGGGCGGCAGCGAAGCGGGTCGGCGCGGCATGCGCCATCCTACTGCACTCAGCCGGCGTCCGGGAGCGTGAACCCGGCCGAATGGCCCACGCCCCCATCCCGTGAACTCGTCGAGGCCACGCTCACATGGACGACCCGGCAGAAGGTCATCAGCGGCCGGAGGCGCACTACGTCCAACGGACGGGATCGCGGTAATCTATCTCGCCGGTGCAACGACGACGGGGCATCCTCCCGGTGGCGTCCTCCTGTGGCGCGTGCGCGCAGGGCGACGGGTGTTCGAGCCGGTCGGCCGGGACCGTCGACCGGGAGGCAGGAGTGCCGCGTCCCAGCGCGTGGAGTGACGATGATGGGTGAATGGCGACGATGGCGTGTCGGTGCCGCGTTCGTGGGGCTCGTCGCGCTCGCGGCAACGCCTGCGATGGGCCAGCAGCCGACGGGCGAGACCCGGGCGGGGCTGATTGCCGAGCAACAGGCGAAGAAGGCCCGGACGCTCCACCCCTACCAGCCGAGCCGGGCCGAGGAGATCGCGATCGCGATTCAGGAACGGTTCCTCGAACCGAAGGACGTCAGCGTGTTTCCGTACTTCGACAGCGCCTACGCGGGTGGCGGGTTGGCGCTCGGCGCCGGCTGGCGGACCTTCGTCAGCTCGTACGACACGCTCGCGGTCCGCGGCAGCCTCACCTTCTCGGGCTACAAGCGCATCGAGTCGGAGTGGCTCGCGCCCAGGCTCTTCGACCGCCGCGGCCGGCTCTCGGTCGTCGGCGGCTGGCGCGAGGCCACCGGGGTCGGTTTCTATGGCCTCGGGACCGGGACCACCTCGTCGGAAGCCCGGACCAATTACGGCTTCCAGCAGCCCTACGCGTCGGCCAACCTTGAAGTGTGGCCCACGAGGCGGCTGTTCGTGCTCGGCGCTGGCGTCGAGCTGACTCGGTGGAAACAGCGGGAAGGGAGCGGGCGGGCTCCATCGGTCGAGGAGATCTACTCGCGCGACACCCTGCCCGGTCTCGGCGCCAGCCCGACGTACGTCCACGCCCGGGGCAGTGTGGCTCTCGACTGGCGCGACGCGTCGGGCTATTCGAAGCGCGGTGGGTACTACGGTGTCACGCTCCACAGCTACGCCGACCGCGACGACCTGCACAGCTTCCGCCAGGTGGACTACGACGTGATCCAGCACCTCCCGTTGCTGCGCGACACGTGGGTCGTCTCGCTCCGGGGACGCGTGCAGACCACCCACACCAACGACGCTGACGTCGTGCCGTTCTTCATGATGCCGTCGCTCGGCGGCAGCTCGAGCCTGCGCGGGTTCCCGAGCTGGCGGTTCCGTGACCTCAACAGCCTGCTGCTCTCGGCCGACTGGCGGGTGCTCGCCAACCGCTTCCTCGACGTGGCGCTCTTCTGCGACGCCGGCAAGGTCACGGCCCGTCGGGCCGACCTGAACTTCGACGGCCTCAAGAGCGACTGCGGCGTCGGCTTCAGATTCCACGGGCCGGCGACCACGCCGCTGCGTGTCGAGTTCGCCAGGAGCAACGAAGGCCTGCAACTCGTGTTCTCGGCGAACGCGGCGTTCTGAGGAGCTTCGACATGATGCGTCAGTCCGCTTCACGCTCCTCGCTCGGCCGCCTGCTCGTCGTCGCGGGGGCCATCACCGTCGGCGCCGCGGCGCTCTCGAGCGCCGTTTCGGGTGTCGGACGCAAGTTCTACGACGACGATCCCCTCGCTCGCGAGCCGGAGACCGAGGACGCGTCGGGCGTCGAGCCGTGGGACATCGACCTGATCTACGACCTCTCCTACAACCTCTTCGTGACGACGCGCCGTCCGCCCGACCTCGTGCGCGCCGGCAACGTGAACACGATCGACGAGGTTCCCGACTCGAGCTGGTTCACCAACCGGGTGGGCCGCCGCGACCTGTCCGCCGCCGAGGTGGCGCGCGGTCCAAACGTCGACGCGCCGCCGGCCGCGTCGGCGTGGATGGTGCTCCGCGAGAAAGCGTCGGGCTTCGCGCCTGGTTTCACGGCACAGGACGCCACGGGCCAGACTTGGTTCATCTCGTTCGACCCGCCGTCGAACCCGGAGGGCGCGTCGGCGGCGATCGTCGTGGCGACGAAGCTGTTCTGGGCGCTCGGCTACAACCAGGTCGAGAACTTCGTGACCCGCATCGACCCCGCGGCGGTGACCATCGACCCCGGGGCGACGGCTCGGCGGCCGTCGGGCGCGCGCACGCCCTTCACGCGGCGCGATCTGCACGAGGTGTTCGAACGTGCGGCGCGGCATCCCGATGGGTCGTACCGCGCGGCGGCAGGGCGGCTGCTGCCCGGGCGCATCCTGGGCGGGTTCCGCTACCACGGCACGCGGCCGGACGATCCAAACGACATCGTCCCGCACGAGCACCGACGTGAACTGCGGGCGCTGCGGGTCTTCGGCGCGTGGATCAACCTCACGGACATGAAGGCCGGCAACACGCTCGACTCGCTCGTGACCGAGAACGGCCGGGGCGTCGTCAGACACTACCTGCAGGACGTGGGCTCGACCTTCGGCATGGGGGCCAACGGGCCGCACGACTGGGACGAGGGCTGGGAATATCTCTACGAGGGCCGTTCCACACTGCGGCGGCTGCTCAGCTTCGGGTTCGCGCTGAGCCCGTGGCAGACGGCGCGCTACGAAGAGCACCGCGCGATCGGGCGCTTCGAGGGCGACAGCTTCGACCCGCTGACGTGGAAGCCCCGCGTGCCCACCGCCGCCTACCTGGCCATGCGCGACGACGATGCGTTCTGGGCCGCGCGGAGGGTGATGGCGTTCAGCGATGAGCTCGTTCGCGCGGCCGTCGAGGCGGGGGAGTTCTCCGACCCGCGCGCCGCCGCGTATCTCGCCGACGTGCTGATCAAGCGGCGCGACAAGATCGGGCAGGCGTATCTGCCGAGGATCAACCCGATCGTGGATCCCGCCCTGTCGGCCACTGGGGCTCTGACCTTCGGCAACGCGGCCGTGCAGCACCGCGTGGCCACGCCGCCCCGCAGCTACACCGCGACGTGGTCGCTCTTCGACAACGCGACCCGGGAGTCGCGCCCCCTCGGCGAGACGAAGGGGCTTGGACCCGACATGCAGGCTCCCGCAGGGCTGCCGACCACGGCCGGGTCGTACATCCGCGTCGACCTGGCAGCCGATCACCAGGACCATGCGAGCTGGGCCAGGCCCGTTGCCGTGTACTTCCTGCGCCAGGCGGAGGGGTGGAAGCTCGTCGGCTTGGAGCGGATTCCTGACTGACGACCCGGGGGGGACCGTCGGGCCGGGTGAGGCCGGCGAGGGTGCGCCGCCCCGTGCACCGGGCTATGCTGGTGCGGTCGTGGTGCGGTCCTTTCTCCGACGCTATCTTGCCATCTCGCTGGGCACGCGCCTGGTCGTCGCCTTCGTGGCCGGGGCGGCGGCCGGCCTCGTCCTCGGG from Acidobacteriota bacterium includes these protein-coding regions:
- a CDS encoding BamA/TamA family outer membrane protein yields the protein MMGEWRRWRVGAAFVGLVALAATPAMGQQPTGETRAGLIAEQQAKKARTLHPYQPSRAEEIAIAIQERFLEPKDVSVFPYFDSAYAGGGLALGAGWRTFVSSYDTLAVRGSLTFSGYKRIESEWLAPRLFDRRGRLSVVGGWREATGVGFYGLGTGTTSSEARTNYGFQQPYASANLEVWPTRRLFVLGAGVELTRWKQREGSGRAPSVEEIYSRDTLPGLGASPTYVHARGSVALDWRDASGYSKRGGYYGVTLHSYADRDDLHSFRQVDYDVIQHLPLLRDTWVVSLRGRVQTTHTNDADVVPFFMMPSLGGSSSLRGFPSWRFRDLNSLLLSADWRVLANRFLDVALFCDAGKVTARRADLNFDGLKSDCGVGFRFHGPATTPLRVEFARSNEGLQLVFSANAAF